The DNA segment CTCCAAACGGCAATCGGACACCTGTTGACTTCCTTGCGTCTTTCTGTTGTGAAGGATGAAGACCGGGGGATACAACACTATAGCCGCGCAAATCCTCTGCCATTTTAACGTAACAGATCTTTAGCGGCCAGTTAGGCTACCTCGAGGTTGGGATGAAGCTTTGACATTCCCATCTCTACATAACTTGCTTGACTCGGCTGATTCAAGCTGGCCTGGCGTAGATGCAGTATGTCATTCAACCGGTGGCTTTGACGATAGCGGGAATCGATATTAACCCGGAGAATAAATAAATCAattcaacctcctcagcacGTCCAGGTTCGTCAGCTTCGGCAATGCAAGGCCGGGAGTTGCCAAGTCACCTCGTCCCACTGATCTGATATTGCGGGGTAGTTCCCCGCCATCAAGTTAGCGTCCTGAACTCACGATGCTGACATGCAGCGTTTCTGCTTGAGAGATAGATGCTTTGTTTTGATTATGAGCCGGCTGACAAGACAATCATATTGTAAAGGCTCTCACCTAGGTTAATACCATGTGGCTCAGGGGCGAGCTCTTTGTGCAAGCCCGAATCCGAGGCACAGTAACGAATCATACGGCGCTCAGATATCAGACCTTGAACACCGATAGAAACCTCACTCAAGGCAACAGAGATATTTGATGACAATAGATTGAACAACGAATCAACTCACTGGATCATTCGAGAACTGCCGTAAACCCTCAGTTGTTCAAGACGATGATCAGGGTCCAGCTCCTGCATCTAGAAACGGAACTGATCGTCCgcccacctccacaaccaaaCTCAAGAACAACCAAGGAAAGCTTGTGCCGACACAACCGGGCcgttctcaacatcacccgCAAAAATATGCCATCACAAACAACCAGAGAATTAAATATCAAATCAGGGCTCCAAAAGCACTGCATCAAGTTGGGGGGTATCTAACACTCAAAAGAAACCTCTTTCAGAAACCTTTCCCTTAAAAAAACCATGGATCCCTCGTAGCGATGCCCGGAATCTACCCCGTTCCCAAATTCGCCTATGAACATCTGCCCATGTTGTCCGAGACTTCCAGTCCCATCCTCTAATCCAACCTGGCGCCTACCTAGCCCATCTGTGCATTCCGCCTCcggctcttcatcctcctcgtcttcctccatcAAACGCATCCACCAAGACCCTCattccaccaaaaaaaaaaaaaaaaaaaactccccTTTCTCGATCCCCCATCTCACGCTTCAAGAGCCGGAAACGTCTCTTTTCCTCGATCGAGATCCACATTCGCTTGCGCCAATCCTCGATCGGATTGCCACGCTTGGCAACTCTGACCTCGGGGGGTTCCCAAACCCCAGGAGTATAGGTATGAGGACTTTGCACCTGGGGCCTCTCTTGCTTAGGGATATCCTCCATGTCATTGTCCGAGTCACTCTCGGTGTCGCTTTCCACGCGTCTCCCTTCTCTGGTGACGAGTCCAGCGGTGGCTGTctgagtgggaggagtggaggCCATTGTCTGATTGGGAGAGGGGTTCTAATCCATCTCCGGCTTGATCTCAGTGTCGGTCGACTTGTCcggctcatcctccttctgATCCTCTTTggtatcctcctccttgacattcccctcgtcatcacccccagcttgactcccaccaccctccttcaGCACACCACCCTTCCGCTTCGGGATCACCTCCAAAAAGGCCTGCCCCCAGTCACCACACTGCAGCCACTTCCCCAtaatctccaccacctggTTCGTCGTCAAGACAAACCGGCTCTGCATGGCCATGAAATCCCCGATCGGCAACTTCGCATGGCGAACCTTGTGTTCTTGCGCTCTCTTGTAGCAAAGACCCTTCTCCCTGTTGCGATCGACCAACCCTCCAATGATGTACGCGGTCCCTGGTTCGAGTCTGTCAAGGGTATACGGCGAGTCGGAAGTGAGGTAGACAATGTTCTTGTGGACACtgtcctcctcgacatcctcggTCGACTTGTTATCAAACTTCTCATCGAGACTCATGTGAGGGACGTTGCCCGTCTCCTTCGAAGCGACGTGATCGGGAAGGTTGTACGCGGTATAAGGCTGAATAAACTCGTCGATAGCTTGCTGGGCGCAGTCGACAAAGTTGTTTTCGGTAATGATCACATTCTTCCAGTTGAGGTGGGTGTTCTTGAGCTTTGTCTCAAATCTTTCCTTGAGCTTGCCCCCAAACCCGCTGAGTGACAGATGGGCTTGGTTTTTCTCCTTGCGGTTCATTGCGTACGATCTGGTGAGCTGGCTCGACAGGGAAATCAGTTCTCCTTCGCGCATGTATTGCTCGAAGTCGCAGTCGATGACAAcggagatggggaggaagttGGGTTCGAGAGGCTTCTTGGTGGGAATGAAGGCCATTGGGTCGAGTCCTTTCTCGACAGCTTTAGccatcaactcctccttctcttctcgaCGCTGGGCTTGCTTCTCGTGGCGCTTATCTTTGCGCTTCTGTTTGCGCTGCTCGGCGTAGGCTTCATAGGCGGCTTGTTTGCGCAACTTCTTGAGCTCGCGCTTGGAGGGACCAGGCTTGACCTCTTCGGTGGAAGGGGTTTCGGTCGAAGCCGGAGTCTGCCCAGCTTGCTCGGCCGGGATCATGTTGGTATCGATGGCAGCCTCGGAGGGGTTGGCTGGCTGCTCGTCGTTGTTGACAGAGGGTgtgttcttcttgatggttCTGTTATCGAGCTCGCTGACATCGGTGTCGGCCTTGCGCTTGCCATTGGCAGTTGAGAGGTTATTGGagtcgctggtggtggccagaGAGTCGGTCATCTCAACGTCCGGTGCGACGGTTTGCGGATCGGTTACGGTAGCCATGTCGCTTGTTACGGGTGGTAGCTTGACGGGAGGTTTGTAGCAAAGGGAAACGTAAAGATGGCAGGTGGAATTCCGAGAAAAGAGGATGTGAGAACTGGATAAGACGGTGCTTATAtagtggtggaaggggaaaaaacaAGAGAAGTGAACAATGGCAAGTAATATTCACTTGGTCTGCAATTGTCAATTCACTTGAGCTGCTCCCGGAGGTGGGGTGGTGACCGGAGCTTTAATTTTTTAGCGCAGGACAGTGGCAGAATTACCCCACCACAAGCTGGGGTTACCGGGCGGTGAAGGCTTAGTTGGTTGGCTGGACAGCGCGCTGAGGCGCGTCTTCTTTAATTGAGTCGCGTCTCCCATGACCAGGGGGTGGGCAAGTCACCTAAATTGACAATCCCGACATTTTGGttccccatccatctcaacTTCGGGATGTCATCAAAACCTGTACAACTTTGAGAGTGTACAGAACCAAaccacagccacagccaacaTGTCTTCCAGACCAGAGCTCAAGGTAATACTGACCTTGTCTTCCTCAACTGCTGAACATATCTAACAAAGACACCAACAGGTCGATGATGAGCACGGCTTCATCCGATACTACAAGTCCCTTCCCAAGGTCGACGAGGACGTGATTCGCATATTCGATCGAGGTGACTGGTACACTGCACACGGAGAAGATGCCAATTTCATCGCGCGCACTGTCTACAAGACCACCTCGGTTGTCAGACAACTGGGCAAAAATGACCACACCGGCCTGCCATCAGTCACCATGACTGTCACCGTCTTCAGGCAGTTCCTTCGGGAAGCGTTATACAAGCTGGGAAAGAGAATTGAGATTTATGCCAGCCCCAACGGCCGCATGAACTGGAAGATTGTGAAGCAAGCCTCGCCAGGCAACCTGCAAGATGTCGAGGACGAACTTGGAGGGCAGTTCGAGGGAGCGCCAGTGATCTTGGCCGTCAAAATCACAGCCAAGGCATCAGAAGGCAGGACGGTTGGCGTGTGCTTTGCCGATGCCAGCGTAAGAGAGCTCGGTGTCAGCGAGTTTCTCGACAACGATCTGTACTCCAACTTTGAGTCTCTGGTCATTCAACTCGGCGTCAAGGAGTGCCTCATGCAGATTGACAAGGCAGAGAAAAACAAGGATCCAGAGCTGGCAAAGCTGAGACAAATCCTCGACAGCTGTGGCATTTCCGTTTCGGAGAGACCAGCAGGCGAGTTTAGCACCAAGGACATTGAACAAGATCTGGCAAGGCTGCTGAAGGACGAGCGGTCTGCCACGTTACTCCCACAGACCGACTTGAAACTTGCTATGGGCTCAGCAGCTGCTCTGATCAAGTATCTTGGTGTTTTACACGACCCTTCCAACTTTGGACAATATCAGCTCTACCAGCACGACCTTGCCCAGTTCATGAAGCTTGATGCCGCCGCGCTCAAAgccctcaacctcatgcCCGGTGCCAGGGATGGTGCCAAGACCATGAGTCTGTATGGTCTCTTGAACCACTGCAAGACTCCCGTTGGTAGCAGGCTGTTGTCTCAATGGTTGAAGCAGCCCCTGATGGACAAGGCTGAGATTGAGAAGCGTCAGCAGCTTGTCGAGGTGTTTGTCAACGACACTGAGCTTCGACAGACTATGCAGGAGGAGCACCTCAGGTCTATCCCTGACTTGTACAGGCTATCCAAGCGCTTTCAGCGGAAGAAGGCAACCCTCGAAGATGTCGTCAGAGCTTACCAGGTCGTCATCCGCCTGCCCGGCTTCCTAGGCACACTCGAGGGAGTGATGGACGAAGCTGCCCGTGACCCCCTCGATGAGGCTTACACCAACAAACTCCGCGAGCTCTCCAACAGTCTAGTCAAACTCCAAGAAATGGTCGAAACCACCGTCgacctcgacgccctcgaAAACCACGAgttcatcatcaaacccgACTTCGACGACGGCCTCCGCATCATCCGCAAGCGCCTCGACAAGCTCCGCTCAGACATGGACAAGGAATTCTCCGAAGCAGCCAACGACCTCGACCAAGAGCGTGACAAGAAGATCTTTCTCGAGAACCACAAAGTCCACGGCTGGTGCATGCGCCTGACCCGGACAGAAGCAAGCTGCATCCGCAACAAGTCCCGCTATCAGGAATGCTCAACCCAGAAGAATGGAGTCtacttcaccaccaaaaccctcCAAGCCTACCGCCGGGAATTCGACCAGCTCTCCCAAAACTACAACAGAACCCAATCCGGTCTCGTCAACGAAGTTGTCGGCGTAGCAGCCTCGTACTGCCCCGTTCTCGAAAAGCTAGGCGGCGTCCTCGCCCATCTGGACGTGatcgtctccctcgcccacTGCGCAGAGAACGCCCCCATCTCCTACGCTCGTCCCAAAATCCACCCacgaggtcaaggacaaACAATCCTCACCGAAGCCCGCCACCCCTGCATGGAAATGCAAGACGACGtcaccttcatcaccaacgacgTCTCCCTCACCCGCGACAATTCTTCCTTCCTGATCATCACAGGCCCAAACATGGGCGGCAAGTCAACCTACATCCGCCAGATAGGCGTCATAGCCCTCATGGCACAAATCGGCTCCTTCGTCCCCTGCGAGTCGGCCGAGCTGACCATCTTTGACTCGATCCTCGCCCGCGTGGGGGCAAGCGACTCGCAACTAAAGGGGGTATCAACCTTTATGGCCGAAATGCTCGAAACAGCCAACATTCTCAAGTCAGCCACCTCCGAATCCCTGATTATCATCGACGAGCTAGGCCGCGGAACGTCGACCTACGACGGGTTCGGTCTCGCGTGGGCGATTTCGGAGCACATAATCCAACAGATCGGGTGTTTTGCCCTGTTTGCGACTCATTTTCATGAGCTGACTGCCCTCGCGGAAAAGTACCCGCAGGTTCAGAACCTGCATGTTACGGCGCATATTACGAGCGACAGGGatgtgaagagggaggtgacgCTGCTGTATAAACTCGCTCCGGGGATCTGCGACCAGAGCTTTGGGATTCATGTCGCCGAGCTGGTGAGGTTTCCGGACAAGGTTGTCAGGATGGCGAAGCGGAAGGcggacgagctggaggatTTTACGAGTAAGCACGAGGCGGGGAGTGTCAAGTATGGaaagggggatgtggaggaggggagcgCGTTGTTGAAGGATGTGCTGGTGAAGTGGAAGGATCAGgtcaaggggggggggatgacgaAGCAAGAaatggtggagaggttgagggagctgGTCAGGAGCgatgagaggttggaggggaatCCGTTTTTTCAGAGTGTGAAGGCTTTGtagggggatgatgggttcGAGGGAAGGGTTTCAGTGTGGACATCATAAGATTTTGTAATGCGTTTGCTTTCGGACACTGGCTGGGTTGGTCAAGGGTAGGGGAAGGGTTATGGGAGTAATGATTTGCATTTTGAGCAATGGCAAAGAGGTTGTGTGTTTACATTTTGCCATGAGCAAAAGGCGGGGCAAGAGTCAGCTCATATGTTGCGAAAGACAACTTGAGATAATACACACCTTTTGCCATCCAATCCCATGTCATCACAGAGGCATTTTCCATGCCACTGCACTGACCGTCGAGATACAtcagcaaccacaaccctcacacCCCTCTATGACCCATGGAGGATTTCCATGTCAGATCACCGGAGGAACAGTATCAAAACAACGCTGCTCATATTTCTCACCGCGTCTTCGTCTaattctccccatcccccctgcCCCCTTCCAATCTCTcgctgcctcccctcccacccttccCCAATATGGTAGTGTAAGTTGTAAAGGTACAAGaaacatcaaaaagagaGACCAGAGACTGGAGCAAGAAAACGAGGTTAAAAAAACTACAGTAAACGTCCCCGACACACGCACCCAGCCCCCAAATTACatcccctcaaactccccccccaaatcatccTCGTCCAGATCCCCCT comes from the Podospora pseudocomata strain CBS 415.72m chromosome 5, whole genome shotgun sequence genome and includes:
- the TRM10 gene encoding tRNA (guanine(9)-N(1))-methyltransferase (BUSCO:EOG09263760; COG:S; EggNog:ENOG503NU3A), coding for MATVTDPQTVAPDVEMTDSLATTSDSNNLSTANGKRKADTDVSELDNRTIKKNTPSVNNDEQPANPSEAAIDTNMIPAEQAGQTPASTETPSTEEVKPGPSKRELKKLRKQAAYEAYAEQRKQKRKDKRHEKQAQRREEKEELMAKAVEKGLDPMAFIPTKKPLEPNFLPISVVIDCDFEQYMREGELISLSSQLTRSYAMNRKEKNQAHLSLSGFGGKLKERFETKLKNTHLNWKNVIITENNFVDCAQQAIDEFIQPYTAYNLPDHVASKETGNVPHMSLDEKFDNKSTEDVEEDSVHKNIVYLTSDSPYTLDRLEPGTAYIIGGLVDRNREKGLCYKRAQEHKVRHAKLPIGDFMAMQSRFVLTTNQVVEIMGKWLQCGDWGQAFLEVIPKRKGGVLKEGGGSQAGGDDEGNVKEEDTKEDQKEDEPDKSTDTEIKPEMD
- the msh2 gene encoding MSH2 protein (BUSCO:EOG09260EPQ; COG:L; EggNog:ENOG503NVGK), with amino-acid sequence MSSRPELKVDDEHGFIRYYKSLPKVDEDVIRIFDRGDWYTAHGEDANFIARTVYKTTSVVRQLGKNDHTGLPSVTMTVTVFRQFLREALYKLGKRIEIYASPNGRMNWKIVKQASPGNLQDVEDELGGQFEGAPVILAVKITAKASEGRTVGVCFADASVRELGVSEFLDNDLYSNFESLVIQLGVKECLMQIDKAEKNKDPELAKLRQILDSCGISVSERPAGEFSTKDIEQDLARLLKDERSATLLPQTDLKLAMGSAAALIKYLGVLHDPSNFGQYQLYQHDLAQFMKLDAAALKALNLMPGARDGAKTMSLYGLLNHCKTPVGSRLLSQWLKQPLMDKAEIEKRQQLVEVFVNDTELRQTMQEEHLRSIPDLYRLSKRFQRKKATLEDVVRAYQVVIRLPGFLGTLEGVMDEAARDPLDEAYTNKLRELSNSLVKLQEMVETTVDLDALENHEFIIKPDFDDGLRIIRKRLDKLRSDMDKEFSEAANDLDQERDKKIFLENHKVHGWCMRLTRTEASCIRNKSRYQECSTQKNGVYFTTKTLQAYRREFDQLSQNYNRTQSGLVNEVVGVAASYCPVLEKLGGVLAHLDVIVSLAHCAENAPISYARPKIHPRGQGQTILTEARHPCMEMQDDVTFITNDVSLTRDNSSFLIITGPNMGGKSTYIRQIGVIALMAQIGSFVPCESAELTIFDSILARVGASDSQLKGVSTFMAEMLETANILKSATSESLIIIDELGRGTSTYDGFGLAWAISEHIIQQIGCFALFATHFHELTALAEKYPQVQNLHVTAHITSDRDVKREVTLLYKLAPGICDQSFGIHVAELVRFPDKVVRMAKRKADELEDFTSKHEAGSVKYGKGDVEEGSALLKDVLVKWKDQVKGGGMTKQEMVERLRELVRSDERLEGNPFFQSVKAL